Sequence from the Clostridium botulinum genome:
GATGCGTATTCTAAATTTATTGAATCTAATGGATTAAATTCTTCTGAATTTTCTATTTCAAAAGAAGAAGAATATGAAGATGCATTTGATCATATTGAATATTTAGATGATAATGAATTGTTTGATGATGAAAATATAGAAGATGTTACTGAAGAAGTATATCCAGGTGTAAGAAAATTCAAAAACAAAGCATAAAAATGTATATATATCCTTTTTTAACACAAACTATTATTGAAATAGTTGTGGAAAAGAGGTGTAACTTTTATGAAAAAGAAATCAATTTTAGCATTAGCATTAATGACTGTAATGTCTACATCGATTTTTATGATTGGATGTAGTAGCACAAATACTGGAGCCACAAGCAATAGTATTAACCATGCTTCAAGCAAAATAAATCAAGGAATTAATGAAGTTGGTCAAGAATTTCATTTTGATACAGCTAAATTTGTAGACAATATGAAGGGTTCAGGATATGATATTACTAATTACTCAGTTGAAGAAAATTTACCTGGATCAGCTGTTGCAACTTCATACAGCCTTGGTAACGATAAAGTATATATTTATCAATACAACACACGTAATGATTTGTATGAAGACATCATGACACTTTCTGAATTGAGTAAACTTGGAATAAGCGATGAATTTTCTAATGTATCTCATTATTATAAACAAGGAAAATTGCTTATAAGATATGAAGGTAGTAATTCTGAAAATTTAAGTCACTTTGATAAGTCATTTGGTAATTTGTTCGTTTAATTTTTTTCGGATGAAATAGCTTTTTATTATAAGTTATTTCATCTTTTTTATTTACTCATTTTAATTTACATAATGTTGATTATGTATTAAAGTCAGTTCTAGTTTTTAAGGAATATGAATATATTGAGTTTTTTTTGGCAAACTAAATTAGAAATATTAATTAGAAATGAGGTGTAAGATTTATGAAAAGAAAATCAATTTTAGCCTTACTAATGGCTACGTTGATATCATGTTCAATGTTTATAGGCTGTGGATCTAATACTTCTAATGAAGCTAAAACAGATATGAAGCAAGCTGGGGAAAATGTCAAGGAAGATGTTAAGGATTTAGGTAATAATGTTAAAGATGCAACAAAAGACGTTGGAGAAACTATAAAATATACAGCGATAAATTTTAAAGATGATGTAGTAAATGCTGGTCATGAACTTAAAGATGCAGTAGATGGAAGCAAAAAGGATTATTTTAAAGGAACAGAGACTGATTATATGGTTGAAAATGATTATGTTAGAGTTTATGAATATGATGATTCCAATAAACTTAATGAGGATATAAAAAGAATATCTACTGATGGGATGACCGTAGAAGGAGCGAACGTAGACTATACTGCTAAACCTTATTATTATAAAAAGGGGAATACTTTAATTGTATATGAAGGAAATAATCCTACATATGTTAATCAATTTAAAGAAACGTTAGGCGAACCTATAAGATAATAAATATTGATTACAGTATAAATATTATGTAAAGTAATTTATTGATAATAAAAAATCTCTATTATGAATGTTAAATTTATAATAGAGATTTTTTATAAATAGGAGAGTATACATTATAATTTTGATAATGGATTTGATTTTACAGCATCTCTTAATGTATCATTATCTACATGAGTATAAATTTGAGTTGTAGAAATGTTTTCATGACCTAATATATTTTGTAAGCTTCTTATATCTACATCTCCATACTTGTACATAAGTGTAGCAGCAGTATGTCTTAATTTATGAGGAGTATATTTCGCATCCGTTAAACCTGCATTTTTCACATGTTTCTTTATCATTATTTCAACTGTCCTTTGATTAATAGGTTTATTATGAGAAGATAAAAATAGAAATTTTTTATATTCTGGCAAAGCCTTTGAATCATCTCTAATTCTCATATAATTCTCGATTGATTTTAAACAAGCTTCATTTAAATAAACAGTACGTTCCTTATTACCTTTACCTATGATTGCTAATATATCATTTCTGATTTTCTCGATAGATATACCACATAATTCAGATAAACGCATTCCACAGTTCAAAAAAAGTGTTAATATACAATAATCTCTAGCATAATTTTTATTATTTTTATCTAATGAAGATAATAAGTGTATACTCTGATCTAATGTTAAATATACAGGCTGTCTTTTATTTATTTTAGGGGATTCTAATTCGGTTGTAGGGTTGTCCACAATTATTTTAGCTTTACCTTGCAAAAATTTAAAATATGATTTTAATGTTGCAACTTTTCTAGCTCTAGCATAAGTGCTATTATTTCTATATTTTTCAATAAAAGACATGAAAGCATAAAGATCTCTTAATTGTATTGATTTTAAAAATTCATCATCTATATCTGTAATATCGATATCTTCAAACTCTATTTTTTTATCTTTAACAATTCCTCTATATAGTTTCATAAATCTGAAAAAAATTGTTAAATCCTTTTTGTAAGCAGCAATTGTATTACTAGATTTATTTTTAATTGTTTCTAAGTAATTTAAAAAATCTATTACAGAATCGGGGAGATCTTTATTTTTAAAAAATTCAATATCATAATTCATTTATTTATCACCATCATTTACTATAATTTAAATCTATTCTTATAAGATTTAAATATATTATACCAATAAATGAATTTTTAATCAATTATTTCGGGAAATGTATATTTCCCGAAATAAAATTAAACGATTTTTAGTGTAAATTTTGATTTTTTTCTAAATTTAAACCTTGGTTTTAATTTCTCTCTTATTAATTTTAAATTATAATTTATATTTTTTATTTTTAACAACCTGTTTAACTTAAATTATTGCCGATAAACCAAATTCTAAACATTTAATTTGTTTACAAAATCCAACTTCTTTTAACCTCAAATGATAATTATTATTTACAAACAAACTCATTCCTCTAGTTGTAAAATTATTACTTTTTTCTAATTATAATTTTAATAAAAACGTAAATTTTACATATATTATAGTAATTAATTTGTATGAAAATTTAAATTTGAATTCCTGTTCAATCTAGCATTTCTACTTTTTAATAATTTTCAAATTTAATTTTCAAAATAGATGTTGGATGAAAATTTGGACAAAAATTGTAGATAAATATATAATTAATATGTATTTATCTACAATTTTTCACATGAAATTAAAAAGTAGATGAATTTTAAAATCATTACACTTATCTATAGATTTTTTTCAATAATATTTTATTTATATAACAGGAGGAAAAATTATGGCAAAAGAAAGTAAGACTAATGCTATGAGAATTTTAGACAGCAGCAAAATAGAATATACCACTTATAACTATCAAAATAAAGATGGAAAAATAGATGGCGTAGCTGTTGCAAATAAAATAAATAAGAATGAAAATGAAGTTTTTAAAACTTTGATTACTCAGGGACACTCTAAAGAATTTTATGTATATGTTGTTCCAGTTGCACAAGAATTAGACATGAAAAAAGCTGCAAAAGCTGCATCTGAAAAAAGTATTGAAATGATTCACATTAAAGACATTAATAAAATAACAGGATATATAAGAGGTGGATGCTCTCCTATCGGAATGAAGAAAACATTTAAAACTTTTTTTCATAACACTGCTTTGAATTGTGAAACAATAGTATTTAGTGGCGGTAAAATCGGATCTCAAATCGAAATGAACCCAAGGCAATTAGAAAATATACTAGATTGTATTTTTGTAGATATAATCAAATAGATTATATTAGTAGATGATAAATAATTCAATTATATTTTGATAATTATCTATATTTAATGCTATTTATATTTATTTAGTGTAAACAAACTTAGAAGGTGCCATTTTTGCGTGTATAGAACATATGTTCTGCACGCGAAAAAATGGCACTTTCATAAAAATATTAATATCAAAATATATTTTTATATCTCTATATTTTAATCTCTTGTAGAAAACCCCTACTAAGCATCAAATACTTTGTAGGGGTTTTTATTATATAGTCCAAATAATAAACTGTATTAAGATTATTATTTATTAATCCCAATACAGTTTGTCTAATAATACCCTACTGCTCTACAACTTCTCCTACTAAAGAAAATGATTTAGCTTCAATTATTTTAACTTTAACAAGTTTTCCTATCATTTCTTTACAACCATCAAAGTTTACAAGCTTAGCATTTCTTGTTCTACCAGTTAATTTGTTTTCATTATTCTTACTAGTTCCCTCAACTAAAACTTCATATATTTTTCCTTCAGCAGCTTTATTTCCAACAACAATACCTTCATTAACAGCAGCTACAAGTCTATTAAATCTATCATGTTTAACATCATCTGGAATTTGATCTTCCATTTTATCTGCGGGTGTGTGATTTCTTCTTGAATATATGAAAGTAAATGCTGCATCATATCTAACTTCTTTTACTAAGTTAATTGTTTCCTCAAAATCTTCTTCAGTTTCACCTGGGAATCCAACTATTATATCTGTTGAGAATGTTACATCTGGGATTTCTTCTCTTATTTTTTTAGCTAATTCTAAATATTGTTCTTTATTATAATGTCTATTCATTTTTTGCAATATTTCATTACTACCACTTTGTACAGGTAAATGTATTTGTTCACAAAGCTTATCGCAATCTCTTATAGCATAAACCACATCTAAAGTTAAATCTTTAGGATGAGATGTCATAAATCTTAATCTTTCAAGTCCATCTATTTCATTAATTCTTCTTAAAAGTTGTGCAAAAGTAATTTCTTCTTCAAGACCTTTACCATAAGAATTTACGTTTTGTCCAAGTAAAGTAATTTCTTTATATCCATTAGAAACCAATTCTTTTATTTCATTTTCTATATCTTCTGGTCTTCTACTTCTTTCTCTCCCTCTAACATAAGGAACTACACAATATGTACAAAAATTATTGCATCCATACATTATAGTAACAAAAGCTTTTACATTGCTTTTTCTGTCTATTGGAACACCTTCTACAATTTCAGTTTCTTTATCAAAAATCTCTTTAACTTGAACGCCTTCAACTTGAACTCTATGCAAATATTCTGGGAACTTGTATGCATTATGAGTTCCAAATATTATGTCAACGTAAGGGAATCTACTTAAAATTTCATCTGCCATCCCCTTTTGTTGCATCATACAACCACATAGAGCTATTATTAAATTAGGATTCTTCTCTTTTTGATTTTTTAATCTTCCAAGATTTCCAAAAACCTTATTTTCAGCATTTTCTCTTACACAACATGTATTGAAAATTACAATTGAAGCTTCATCTCTATTTTCTGTTTCTTCATAGCCTTGCGACTTAAGCATTCCTGAAAGCTTCTCAGAATCTTCTTCATTCATTTGACAACCGAATGTTTGAATAAAAAAGAATTCTTGCCCATCCCTAACCTTAATTTTTTCTAATTTCTCTATATCAAAATTCATTATTATTCCTCCAAGTTTTTTAAATTATACATCTGTATTATAACAAAGAATTCTAATAATTAAAAGTATTACAGTATATCAAAAAGTATAGCAAAAAATCCATCCAAGTTATTGGATAGATTAATCAACATTATCAATACTATTAATTGTATTCTTATTATCTTTTTTTCTTACCTTCTTTTATGCTTTGATATTATTACAATCTTTTAAATAAGTAACAAAGAAGAGCATATCTTTTATAGTTGCTCTTTTTCAAAATCTATTATATCCTCTATTTTAATACCTAATTTTTTTGATATTTTATATAGTACCTCTAAATTAGGTTGTTTTTTATTAGATTCATATCTACCATATTGTTGATTATTGATTCCTAAGTAATCTGAGAAATCTTTTGCATATTTATATCCATTTTTTAATCTTATCTCTAAAAGCTTATTCTTTATTGTCACCAAACCACCTCTAAGAATAATATTACCATATAATGTTAATAATTTCTATGAGGTGATAATATTGCATAAAAGTTCTATTAGAATAGAAATATGATTATAATATAAAAAGAAAGGGTAGCAAATAAGATTTCTCCTATCTGCTACCCTTCGTTTTCTAATTTTATGTGTAATTTAGTCACATATATTATATACTATTTCATAGAATAAAACCAACTGTCTAAGCTTAATCTTAGTTATATTATCATGAGAATAAAATTTAATGATAACTTATACAACTTTAGCAAATGCTCTATACTATTAATATATTCATTTTGCAATTAATTGTTCCTTAATATTACCCTTAAATTATATAACAAAAGAAGTAGTAGTATATAAAGCTTAATATATACCACTACTTTTTAATTGTTCAGGATATAAATTAACGATAAATTGCAAAGTTCACCTGCATGGAGATTGAAATGTATATATAATAAATATATGCATTAATATATTGTTATATTCTTTATTTTTATACATTACCTGTATAATCTGCACTTAAAAACATAGCTGCTTCTTTAGTTCTACGTCTATAAAGACCTTCAATTCTTCTTCCCCCACCATTACTCCATGCTTGAAAATTAGAAGTAATAGTATCTTTATCTCTTATTCCATTGCATACATTTTTATATAATGTTGAACCTAAAAGACCACTAGTTCCACAATTGTATGTAAAGCTTACCAAAGCATCAAATTCATGTTGTTTTAAATTTACATTCTTAGATTCTAAATCTTTCTTTATTGTTGGAGCATACTTCTTATTAATCCATTCCTTTAGCATAGATGTTGCCTGTCCTTCTGTCACATATTCCAACCCTTCTATTTCTTTTCCTGTCATTCCATAACCTAATGTTTTTACTCCTACGCAATCTATATAAGGTTTAGAAAAATATCCTTCCCAACCTTTAATAAAATCTATACAGAATTACTAACTAAAGAGCTATCTTCTATCCATGCACCAGTAGAATTAAATTTATATTCTTTACCATCTATAGTAGCAGTTCTATTACCATACATCTCTCCTTTAAATCCATTGCTAACAGGATTTAAATAATACCATTTACCACTTTATCTTTTAACCAACCTGTTTTCATAGCTCCATCATTATCTAGGTAATACCACCTTCCATCTTTATCCTCTATCCAACCAGTAGCCATAGTTCCATTATCCTTTAAATAGTACCATTTTCCGTTATCTTCATACCAGCCTTTAGTAATATTTCCGTCTTGATCTTCTACACACCATTTCCACTTAGACATTTTACATTCCTCCTTATTAATATAAAAGAAAAAAGGTAGCTAAAAACGCTACCTAAATTACTCTTTAATTTCTTTTCTATCTTTACTAAAATAAAAAGCTATAACCATTGTATATATTGTTATAAACTCTGTTGTAATTGTATTTGTAATTGCTAGTACAGCAAAAACTATAGTCATAATTACTGCTATAAGCCATCTTGCACTTGTTATTTTATTTAATAATCTATCCATCATAATTCACTCCTATTTTTCAATTTTATTTTTAATTTCTTTTACATCTTCTTTAATATCCTCAACAACATTAAAGTTATCTGCCATCTTATCTAGTAATTCTTGATATTTTGTTTCTCTATCCCCTGTAGTTTTAAGTACATATAAAAGTAGGAAAACAAATAGTCCATATCCTAATCCTTGTCGTAAAGCTACTTTAATTAATTCATCCATATAACTCCTCCCTTATTTTTGTATATAGGAAAAGACACCTACATTTAAGTAAGTGCCTTTAATAAACTTTATATTATTCTCTTATTTCAAATCCAACAACTTTATCATGTACTAAATACTCTGCATTTCCTTTTGCATTTGTAATTTTAAATATTGGACTTTCTGTTTCATCTAAATCTCTAGAAATAAACCATTTCTTAAATTTTTCAATTTGACTTTTATCAGCTCTTTTAATATTTCCATCTACCATCTCTATATATAGGCTTCCATCACCTATGGGCTCTTCTGGTTCAACAATATCTTCTTTAGTAACTGTAACTATGCAATCAGCAATTAAATCTGTACCATCTATTTTAGCTGTTACTATGCATGTTCCCTCTTTAACTCCTATTACTTTTCCTTTTTGGTCTACTGTAGCAATTGTTTCATCTGAGCTTGACCAAACTACATCTACACTAGCTGGTGTTGTAGTTGCTTTTAGTATTTTTGAATTACCTTCTTTTAAAGTTAATGATTTATCTG
This genomic interval carries:
- a CDS encoding YtxH domain-containing protein — its product is MKRKSILALLMATLISCSMFIGCGSNTSNEAKTDMKQAGENVKEDVKDLGNNVKDATKDVGETIKYTAINFKDDVVNAGHELKDAVDGSKKDYFKGTETDYMVENDYVRVYEYDDSNKLNEDIKRISTDGMTVEGANVDYTAKPYYYKKGNTLIVYEGNNPTYVNQFKETLGEPIR
- a CDS encoding tyrosine recombinase XerC; translated protein: MNYDIEFFKNKDLPDSVIDFLNYLETIKNKSSNTIAAYKKDLTIFFRFMKLYRGIVKDKKIEFEDIDITDIDDEFLKSIQLRDLYAFMSFIEKYRNNSTYARARKVATLKSYFKFLQGKAKIIVDNPTTELESPKINKRQPVYLTLDQSIHLLSSLDKNNKNYARDYCILTLFLNCGMRLSELCGISIEKIRNDILAIIGKGNKERTVYLNEACLKSIENYMRIRDDSKALPEYKKFLFLSSHNKPINQRTVEIMIKKHVKNAGLTDAKYTPHKLRHTAATLMYKYGDVDIRSLQNILGHENISTTQIYTHVDNDTLRDAVKSNPLSKL
- a CDS encoding helix-turn-helix transcriptional regulator, coding for MTIKNKLLEIRLKNGYKYAKDFSDYLGINNQQYGRYESNKKQPNLEVLYKISKKLGIKIEDIIDFEKEQL
- a CDS encoding BhlA/UviB family holin-like peptide: MDELIKVALRQGLGYGLFVFLLLYVLKTTGDRETKYQELLDKMADNFNVVEDIKEDVKEIKNKIEK
- the miaB gene encoding tRNA (N6-isopentenyl adenosine(37)-C2)-methylthiotransferase MiaB; the encoded protein is MNFDIEKLEKIKVRDGQEFFFIQTFGCQMNEEDSEKLSGMLKSQGYEETENRDEASIVIFNTCCVRENAENKVFGNLGRLKNQKEKNPNLIIALCGCMMQQKGMADEILSRFPYVDIIFGTHNAYKFPEYLHRVQVEGVQVKEIFDKETEIVEGVPIDRKSNVKAFVTIMYGCNNFCTYCVVPYVRGRERSRRPEDIENEIKELVSNGYKEITLLGQNVNSYGKGLEEEITFAQLLRRINEIDGLERLRFMTSHPKDLTLDVVYAIRDCDKLCEQIHLPVQSGSNEILQKMNRHYNKEQYLELAKKIREEIPDVTFSTDIIVGFPGETEEDFEETINLVKEVRYDAAFTFIYSRRNHTPADKMEDQIPDDVKHDRFNRLVAAVNEGIVVGNKAAEGKIYEVLVEGTSKNNENKLTGRTRNAKLVNFDGCKEMIGKLVKVKIIEAKSFSLVGEVVEQ
- the ybaK gene encoding Cys-tRNA(Pro) deacylase, translating into MAKESKTNAMRILDSSKIEYTTYNYQNKDGKIDGVAVANKINKNENEVFKTLITQGHSKEFYVYVVPVAQELDMKKAAKAASEKSIEMIHIKDINKITGYIRGGCSPIGMKKTFKTFFHNTALNCETIVFSGGKIGSQIEMNPRQLENILDCIFVDIIK